The Triticum dicoccoides isolate Atlit2015 ecotype Zavitan unplaced genomic scaffold, WEW_v2.0 scaffold69105, whole genome shotgun sequence DNA window TTGATCGATATCATGATTGTTGCGCCATGATACACCATTTTCAATCTTGCAAAACCGACCGGCCTTATTCATGTCAGACCTGCACAAAGGTTATAGGCGTCTCAGATTCTATTGAATTCACTACTGGTTTAATTCTCAAAATTTGGTCTCAACAAATAGAAAAGGTAAGTAAGTATTAGCATAATGAAATGTAATTAATGTCACTTAAAAACCAAAATAGTCCACCCAAATGCAGTTATAAAAATTCTAGAACGAGAAAGAAAGAGCCTGTGCATTGCAATAATGGGGATAATACTTATTTCTCTCCCTCCATATCTCCTTCGGGTGTTGATGCTCTCGATCTACTTGAGCAAGCGCATAGTGTTAGAGCTTGATGCTCCTCTAGAGGGCAGCACTCATATTGCTGTACATCAATCAGTGTAAATAATTAAGgagcaacatcatataaattcaacGCAAATGTTGCAGGCATATGAAAAAGAATGTTTGTACTACAGAAAGATCATGGGCAGACGAAAGACCACAAATTTGAATACATATCACTTGTTCCCCTCTTCATGATCATTGAAATTAGATGAATTTGTAACCTTTTTGTTTCTCTAGTGAACATGAAACAGGGACAACAATTCAGAAACAATAAACCCAAACAGAGGCTCTATGAACTGATTTTCTTTCAAGGGGATACATACCCCTGTCATCGTCATGTCCTCTGCAGATCGAGCATGCCGCCCCGACGGTAGACGTGGAGCCCCGTGATCGCTGCCTAGCGCCTGCGCTCCCCCGTCTGCTGACTCCACGCCGTCCTAGCTCCATTGGAGCCAGCCCAGCCTTTCTTCGCTCGTTCCGTTCCCTTTCCTTCGTTCCTTTCATGTCCCCCA harbors:
- the LOC119347597 gene encoding uncharacterized protein LOC119347597 isoform X2; translation: MHTQRELQQQKLEMLVQIRKHNSESQSVILETLQRQLESADFDTSASIFTPEQIQGIVEKYSSSHISRDVQMGDMKGTKERERNERRKAGLAPMELGRRGVSRRGSAGARQRSRGSTSTVGAACSICRGHDDDRGMYPLERKSVHRASVWVYCF